CATTCTATAAAATACAATGATACAACGAATATTGTGGAACTCTACACGGAGTTGTCAGGACGTGCTTCTTTTCTGATAAAGATTCCTCGATCGCGTAAATCCGGAGTAAAGCCGGCTTTGTTTCAGCCTCTTTCCATTATGGAGCTCGAAGTGGAAAATCGTCCGACCTCAAATCTCCAACGAATAAAAGAGGCCCGGTCTTATTATCCGTTTGCTTCTTTACCTTTTGACCCTTACAAATCAGCCATAGCTCTCTTTCTGGCCGAGTTCCTTTACAGGGCTCTTCGGGAAGAAGCGGAGAACCATCCGCTATTTGCCTATCTTGTTCATTCCATCCAATGGCTCGACGGACAGGAAAAAGGGTTTGCAAATTTCCATCTGGTCTTTCTGATGCGTCTCTCCCGTTTCCTGGGACTTTACCCCAATTTAGAAAACTACCAAGCGGGTGATTATTTTGATTTGCTGAACGGCTGTTTTGTTACCAAACGACCATTTCACAACTCTTTTATTGAACCGACAGATGCTGCCCGGTTGGAGAAACTGATGCGGATGAACTACGACACGATGCATCTTTTTGGTATGTCGCGAGTGGAACGTAACCGCTGTCTGCAGACCATTATTGATTATTACCGCCTGCATTTGCCGGAATTTCCTGAACTAAAATCACTCGACGTATTGAAGGAACTTTTCGACTAATTGGTTTTGTATGAGCAT
The Bacteroides sedimenti genome window above contains:
- the recO gene encoding DNA repair protein RecO, with protein sequence MLQKTIGIVLHSIKYNDTTNIVELYTELSGRASFLIKIPRSRKSGVKPALFQPLSIMELEVENRPTSNLQRIKEARSYYPFASLPFDPYKSAIALFLAEFLYRALREEAENHPLFAYLVHSIQWLDGQEKGFANFHLVFLMRLSRFLGLYPNLENYQAGDYFDLLNGCFVTKRPFHNSFIEPTDAARLEKLMRMNYDTMHLFGMSRVERNRCLQTIIDYYRLHLPEFPELKSLDVLKELFD